A genomic region of Deinococcus sp. KSM4-11 contains the following coding sequences:
- the pepF gene encoding oligoendopeptidase F → MTAAVKALPARADVPQEQTWDIEALYATPADWEAEGDRLPTDIDALDRHRGQLAKTPEALLAYLTDADAVQLRMQRFASYASMTASVDGRDAVAGARRDRANGLLAQLGSVTAFAQPELLAIPEATLAGWLARPDFADQRVRLERMLRNRPHVRSAEIEALLGAVQAPFASERGIHPALANMDLRFGTAGGESVTQGNVDRLTASADREIRREAWEQYADAHLAVRHAQAAMYATNVRQSVFLARARRYPDTITASLAPDAIPTQVVTTLLDTYRSNTPTWHRYWRVRRDWLKLPELREFDVKAALVPSREVSYPQAVEWIAEGMAPLGDDYVREMREGLTTGRWVDYAENDGKRQGAYSNGGGRVKPFIFMTWNGTMNSYSTLAHEIGHSMHSLLSSRAHPYSVPRYTLFHAEVASNFNQAMVRQHLLRQARAAGDTEFEVQIIEEALSNFHRYFFIMPTLAAFELECYRRIEARGTLSAPELIDLTAGLLQQGYGEGVTMDRERSGIMWAQFSTHLYANFYAYQYATGISAAHQLLEQFDHDPVAARTNYVRFLESGGSLDPIDALKEAGVDMLSAAPVEATFRTLARYVDRLEELLAQR, encoded by the coding sequence ATGACTGCCGCTGTGAAGGCCCTGCCTGCCCGTGCCGACGTCCCGCAAGAACAGACCTGGGATATCGAGGCGCTCTATGCTACGCCCGCCGACTGGGAGGCCGAGGGAGATCGTCTGCCCACCGACATCGACGCCCTGGATCGCCACCGTGGGCAGCTCGCCAAAACGCCTGAAGCGCTGCTGGCCTACCTCACGGACGCGGACGCCGTGCAACTCCGGATGCAGCGGTTTGCGTCGTATGCCTCCATGACGGCCAGTGTGGATGGCCGCGACGCCGTGGCCGGGGCACGCAGGGACCGGGCCAACGGCCTGCTGGCCCAGCTGGGAAGCGTCACTGCGTTTGCCCAGCCGGAACTGCTGGCCATTCCGGAGGCCACCCTGGCGGGCTGGCTGGCCCGCCCTGACTTCGCTGACCAGCGCGTGCGCCTGGAGCGCATGCTGCGCAACCGCCCGCACGTCCGGTCGGCCGAGATCGAAGCCCTGCTTGGCGCGGTGCAGGCCCCCTTCGCCAGCGAGCGTGGCATTCACCCGGCCCTCGCGAACATGGATCTGCGCTTCGGCACGGCCGGCGGCGAGTCCGTTACCCAGGGCAACGTGGATCGCCTGACGGCCTCGGCCGACCGCGAGATCCGGCGGGAGGCCTGGGAACAGTATGCCGACGCCCATCTGGCCGTCCGGCACGCCCAGGCCGCCATGTACGCCACGAACGTCCGTCAGAGCGTGTTCCTGGCGCGCGCGCGGAGGTACCCGGACACCATCACGGCCAGTCTCGCGCCCGATGCCATCCCGACGCAGGTCGTCACCACGCTGCTCGACACCTACCGCTCGAACACACCCACGTGGCACCGCTATTGGCGCGTCCGGCGGGATTGGCTGAAGCTGCCAGAACTGCGCGAATTCGATGTGAAGGCCGCGCTGGTGCCCAGCCGCGAGGTGTCCTATCCCCAGGCGGTCGAATGGATCGCCGAGGGCATGGCTCCGCTGGGCGACGACTACGTGCGTGAGATGCGCGAGGGTCTGACCACCGGCCGCTGGGTGGATTACGCCGAGAACGACGGCAAACGTCAGGGCGCGTACTCGAACGGGGGAGGCCGGGTCAAGCCGTTCATCTTCATGACCTGGAACGGCACCATGAATTCCTACTCCACCCTGGCACACGAGATCGGGCACTCCATGCATTCGCTCCTGTCAAGCCGCGCCCACCCGTACAGCGTGCCGCGCTACACCCTCTTCCACGCCGAAGTCGCCAGCAATTTCAACCAGGCCATGGTGCGCCAGCATCTGCTGCGGCAGGCCCGCGCCGCCGGCGATACCGAGTTTGAGGTGCAGATCATTGAGGAGGCGCTTTCAAATTTCCACCGCTACTTCTTCATCATGCCCACCCTTGCGGCCTTCGAACTGGAGTGTTACCGCCGCATCGAGGCGCGGGGAACACTCAGCGCTCCTGAACTGATCGATCTGACCGCCGGTCTCCTTCAGCAGGGGTATGGCGAGGGTGTGACCATGGATCGCGAGCGCAGCGGCATCATGTGGGCCCAGTTCTCGACCCACCTGTACGCCAATTTCTATGCCTACCAGTACGCGACCGGGATCAGCGCGGCCCACCAGCTGCTGGAACAGTTCGACCACGATCCGGTCGCCGCGCGCACGAATTACGTGCGTTTCCTGGAGTCCGGCGGCAGCCTCGATCCCATCGACGCCCTGAAAGAAGCGGGGGTGGACATGTTGAGCGCCGCACCGGTCGAGGCAACGTTCCGCACACTGGCCAGGTATGTGGATCGATTGGAGGAATTGCTGGCCCAGCGGTGA
- a CDS encoding Xaa-Pro peptidase family protein — MTTLDELQGALRRAGVDALWISDPSNVRAITGFTSGKDGKVLVTPDGATLYTDARYTVQAAGESSVPQFIARPPDTYLHAAPALKGLRVGFEADHLTVVLLDDLRDHWPDSTLVPVRGLVQGFRLRKDERELDAIREAQRIADAAFTQVRPLIRPGVTELEIALELELAMRRAGAQSAFEIIVASGPNGAKPHGVASSRVIGHNELVTVDMGAQVNGYHSDMTRTVAVGDPSAELRRLYRAVLEAEEAAVAAVGPGVRAADLDHLARDLLTGHGLGVYFAHSLGHGVGLDVHEGPGLRGTSEDVLEPGMVITIEPGVYIPEVGGVRIEDLVLVTETGHEVLSQSEKEVL, encoded by the coding sequence ATGACAACACTGGACGAGTTGCAGGGCGCACTGCGCCGCGCCGGGGTGGATGCCCTGTGGATCAGCGATCCTTCCAACGTGCGGGCCATCACGGGCTTCACGTCGGGCAAGGACGGCAAGGTGCTCGTGACGCCGGATGGAGCCACGCTCTACACGGATGCGCGGTACACGGTGCAGGCGGCGGGCGAGTCGAGCGTGCCGCAGTTCATCGCCCGGCCGCCCGACACCTACCTGCACGCCGCCCCGGCACTCAAAGGCCTTCGCGTGGGCTTCGAGGCCGATCACCTGACGGTGGTCCTGCTGGACGACCTGCGGGATCACTGGCCGGATTCGACGCTGGTGCCCGTGCGCGGTCTCGTGCAGGGCTTCCGGCTTCGCAAGGACGAGCGCGAGCTGGACGCCATCCGGGAAGCGCAGCGGATCGCGGACGCCGCCTTCACGCAGGTGCGGCCCCTGATCCGCCCCGGCGTGACCGAGCTGGAAATCGCGCTGGAACTGGAACTCGCCATGCGCCGCGCTGGCGCCCAGAGCGCCTTCGAGATCATCGTGGCGAGCGGGCCGAACGGAGCCAAGCCACACGGCGTGGCCTCCTCGCGGGTCATCGGGCACAACGAACTCGTCACGGTGGACATGGGCGCGCAGGTGAACGGGTACCACAGCGACATGACGAGAACGGTGGCCGTAGGCGATCCGTCCGCCGAGTTGCGCCGCCTCTACCGCGCGGTGCTGGAGGCCGAGGAAGCGGCGGTGGCCGCCGTCGGGCCGGGCGTGCGCGCCGCCGACCTCGACCATCTGGCCCGCGACCTGCTGACCGGACACGGCCTCGGCGTGTACTTCGCGCACTCGCTGGGGCATGGAGTCGGGCTGGACGTCCACGAGGGGCCGGGCCTGCGGGGCACGAGTGAGGACGTGCTGGAACCGGGCATGGTCATCACCATCGAACCCGGCGTGTATATCCCCGAGGTCGGCGGCGTGAGGATCGAGGATCTGGTGCTGGTTACCGAGACGGGCCATGAGGTGCTGAGCCAGTCGGAGAAAGAGGTTCTGTGA
- the bshA gene encoding N-acetyl-alpha-D-glucosaminyl L-malate synthase BshA, which produces MKVAVLCHASAGGSGVVATELGLMVARAGHEVHFVGTAQPFRLSGHGGMRGPYFHQVSSFAYALFEQPYPELAAANTLTEVILEHDIQLSHAHYAIPHATAAIHAKAITGRSRVMTTLHGTDVTLVGAEPAFRHTTRHAIERSNHVTAVSTFLADQTREVFGVDREIEVIHNFVDGDRFTRITDPAVRARFAHPDEALLVHVSNFRPVKRTEDVVEVFARVASEMPARLLMVGDGPDRPRAFELARQLGVIGRTHFLGSFPDVETVLGISDLFLLPSSKESFGLAALEAMSCEVPVVAARAGGIPEVVDDGLTGVLCPVGDVDGMAHGALRILRDRDMYTTMGRAAREAALTRFHPHRIVPQYLAAYGRTIGNT; this is translated from the coding sequence GTGAAGGTCGCCGTCCTGTGTCACGCCAGTGCCGGAGGTTCCGGCGTGGTGGCCACGGAACTTGGGCTGATGGTCGCCCGGGCGGGTCACGAGGTGCATTTCGTGGGCACTGCACAACCGTTCCGGCTGTCCGGCCACGGCGGCATGCGCGGCCCATATTTCCACCAAGTAAGTTCCTTCGCCTACGCCCTCTTTGAGCAGCCGTACCCGGAACTGGCCGCCGCGAACACCCTCACGGAAGTCATCCTCGAACATGACATCCAGCTGTCGCATGCGCACTACGCGATTCCACATGCTACCGCAGCCATCCATGCCAAGGCCATCACCGGCCGGTCGCGGGTGATGACCACTCTTCACGGAACTGACGTCACGCTCGTCGGCGCGGAACCCGCCTTCCGGCATACGACCCGGCACGCGATCGAACGCAGCAACCATGTCACTGCCGTCTCGACATTCCTGGCCGACCAGACGCGCGAGGTCTTTGGCGTCGACCGTGAAATCGAGGTCATTCACAACTTCGTTGACGGCGACCGCTTCACCCGGATTACCGATCCGGCCGTTCGCGCCCGCTTCGCTCATCCGGACGAGGCGCTGCTGGTTCACGTCAGCAACTTCCGACCGGTCAAACGCACCGAGGACGTGGTGGAGGTCTTTGCGCGAGTGGCCAGTGAGATGCCCGCCCGTCTGCTGATGGTCGGAGACGGCCCTGATCGGCCGCGGGCCTTCGAACTCGCCCGACAGCTCGGCGTGATTGGCCGCACGCACTTCCTGGGCTCCTTCCCCGATGTCGAGACGGTGCTCGGGATCAGCGACCTCTTCCTCCTGCCAAGCTCCAAGGAGAGTTTCGGTCTGGCCGCGTTGGAAGCCATGAGCTGTGAGGTTCCGGTCGTCGCAGCGCGGGCTGGTGGAATTCCGGAGGTCGTCGACGACGGGCTGACGGGCGTCCTCTGCCCGGTCGGAGACGTGGACGGCATGGCGCACGGTGCCCTGCGGATCCTGCGGGATCGGGACATGTACACCACCATGGGCCGCGCGGCACGAGAAGCCGCACTGACACGCTTCCATCCGCATCGGATCGTGCCCCAATATCTTGCGGCATACGGACGCACAATTGGGAACACGTAA
- the sucD gene encoding succinate--CoA ligase subunit alpha, producing the protein MGILVDKNSKVIVQGMTGREGASHSRAMKEFGTQVVAGVTPGKGGMDFEGWPIFNSVAEAKAATGANVSIIFVPPAGAADAVLEAAHAGIPLVILITEGVPTIDMMRAVQEVRSLDEHSRAHGGEGVRLIGGNCPGLVTNGEAKVGIMPNKIYAKPGRIGLISRSGTLTYEAAKLLNDAGMGTSTTVGIGGDPVIGTTFADVLPLFEADPDTDAVVVIGEIGGADEEAAAEYIKSSMKKPVVAFISGRSAPKGKRMGHAGAIIMGDVGTPESKLAAFQAANVPVADTMPEIIDLVKKALGQ; encoded by the coding sequence ATGGGCATTCTCGTCGACAAGAACAGCAAGGTCATCGTGCAGGGCATGACCGGCCGTGAGGGCGCCAGCCACTCGCGCGCCATGAAGGAATTCGGCACGCAGGTCGTCGCGGGCGTCACGCCGGGCAAGGGCGGCATGGATTTCGAGGGCTGGCCGATCTTCAACTCGGTCGCCGAGGCGAAGGCCGCGACCGGCGCGAATGTGTCGATCATCTTCGTGCCCCCGGCGGGCGCGGCCGATGCCGTGCTGGAAGCGGCCCACGCGGGCATTCCCCTGGTCATCCTGATCACCGAGGGTGTGCCGACCATCGACATGATGCGCGCCGTGCAGGAAGTCCGGTCGTTGGACGAGCACAGCCGCGCCCACGGCGGCGAGGGCGTGCGCCTGATCGGGGGCAATTGCCCTGGCCTGGTCACGAACGGCGAGGCGAAGGTCGGCATCATGCCGAACAAGATCTACGCCAAGCCGGGCCGGATCGGCCTGATCAGCCGCAGCGGCACCCTGACGTACGAGGCCGCGAAGCTGCTGAACGATGCGGGCATGGGCACCAGCACCACCGTCGGTATCGGCGGCGACCCGGTGATCGGCACGACCTTCGCGGACGTGCTGCCCCTGTTCGAGGCTGACCCCGACACCGACGCGGTTGTCGTGATCGGTGAGATCGGTGGTGCGGACGAGGAAGCCGCCGCCGAGTACATCAAGTCCAGCATGAAGAAGCCCGTCGTGGCCTTCATCAGCGGCCGCAGCGCGCCCAAGGGCAAACGCATGGGCCACGCGGGCGCAATCATCATGGGCGATGTGGGCACTCCCGAGAGCAAGCTCGCGGCGTTCCAGGCCGCTAACGTTCCGGTCGCGGACACCATGCCGGAAATCATCGACCTGGTGAAAAAAGCACTCGGCCAATAA
- the trpA gene encoding tryptophan synthase subunit alpha, with amino-acid sequence MTALQSRGVARLHAAFARAAAENRAAFIPFMTAGYPTAEAFPAVADALLEHADLMEVGIPYSDPLGDGPTVQRASEQALAGGTSTRRTLQLIADLRQRHDTPIVVMTYVNPIYAVGPREFMRLAAEAGVDGLILPDLPPDQDLEIADLAAEYGLAVTFLIAPTSTPARVELVARACTGFLYAVSVTGVTGTREGSALGEVPAMLALARKYARVPVAVGFGVKDAATASEIARVADGVVVGSAFIDAVQKGQDLRALAGAIAAGCQR; translated from the coding sequence ATGACCGCCCTGCAGAGCCGTGGCGTGGCCCGCCTGCATGCCGCCTTCGCCCGAGCGGCCGCCGAGAACCGCGCCGCCTTCATTCCCTTCATGACCGCCGGGTACCCCACCGCCGAGGCGTTCCCGGCCGTGGCGGACGCCCTGCTGGAGCACGCCGACCTGATGGAAGTGGGCATTCCGTACTCCGATCCGTTGGGGGACGGCCCCACTGTCCAGCGGGCCAGCGAGCAGGCCCTGGCGGGCGGCACGAGCACCCGGCGCACCCTGCAACTGATCGCCGACCTGCGCCAGCGGCACGACACGCCCATCGTCGTCATGACCTACGTGAATCCTATCTACGCGGTCGGGCCGCGCGAATTCATGCGGCTGGCCGCCGAAGCGGGCGTGGACGGCCTGATCCTCCCAGATCTGCCGCCGGATCAAGACTTGGAGATCGCCGATCTGGCCGCCGAGTACGGTCTCGCCGTCACCTTCCTGATCGCGCCCACCAGCACCCCCGCCCGCGTGGAACTCGTGGCCCGAGCCTGCACGGGCTTCCTGTACGCCGTGAGCGTGACGGGGGTGACCGGCACCCGCGAGGGCTCCGCGCTGGGCGAGGTACCCGCCATGCTCGCCCTGGCGCGGAAGTACGCCCGGGTGCCCGTCGCGGTGGGCTTCGGCGTCAAGGACGCGGCCACGGCCAGCGAGATCGCCCGCGTCGCGGACGGCGTGGTCGTCGGCAGCGCCTTCATCGACGCGGTGCAGAAGGGACAGGATCTCCGAGCGCTCGCCGGGGCCATTGCTGCCGGCTGCCAGCGCTGA
- the sucC gene encoding ADP-forming succinate--CoA ligase subunit beta, which produces MKLHEYQGKDILRQFGVNVQDGKVARTPDEVRSIAREYGQPVVVKAQVHVGGRGKAGGVKFSPTEDKAFENGEKILGMDIKGLTVNKVLVTRAVDIDAGTEYYVGMIVDRNVQSFTLMASAEGGMEIEEVAAATPEKIIRHRVDPVTGLRPYEARDVAIKAGFKGNLNKIADMMVKMSEAAFARDAVLVEINPLFVGPDGVPVALDTKFEVDDNAMYRHKDLADWRELEAEHPLEIEASKYGFAYVKLDGNVGVLGNGAGIVMTSLDVVNRAGAKPANFLDIGGGAKAEIVYNAIKLVSKDSDVKAIFINIFGGITRADEVAKGVIQALKDGILTKPVRMRIAGTAEDEAKALLAEVNSPLIQMYATMFEAADEAAKEANAVSQGSK; this is translated from the coding sequence GTGAAACTTCACGAGTATCAGGGCAAGGATATCCTGCGTCAGTTCGGCGTGAACGTCCAGGACGGCAAGGTCGCGCGGACGCCCGACGAGGTGCGCTCCATTGCGCGCGAGTACGGCCAGCCGGTCGTGGTCAAGGCCCAGGTGCACGTGGGCGGCCGGGGCAAGGCGGGCGGCGTGAAATTCAGCCCCACCGAGGACAAGGCCTTCGAGAACGGCGAGAAGATCCTCGGCATGGACATCAAGGGCCTCACCGTGAACAAGGTGCTGGTCACGCGCGCCGTGGATATCGACGCGGGCACCGAGTACTACGTCGGCATGATCGTGGACCGTAACGTGCAGAGCTTCACCCTGATGGCCTCCGCCGAGGGCGGCATGGAGATCGAGGAAGTCGCCGCCGCCACCCCCGAGAAGATCATCCGCCACCGCGTCGACCCAGTCACGGGCCTGCGTCCCTACGAGGCGCGCGACGTGGCCATCAAGGCCGGGTTCAAGGGCAACCTGAACAAGATCGCGGACATGATGGTCAAGATGAGCGAGGCCGCCTTCGCGCGCGACGCGGTGCTCGTCGAAATCAACCCGCTGTTCGTCGGGCCGGACGGCGTGCCGGTCGCGCTCGACACCAAGTTCGAGGTCGACGACAACGCCATGTACCGGCACAAGGATCTGGCCGACTGGCGGGAGCTGGAAGCCGAACACCCGCTGGAGATCGAGGCGAGCAAGTACGGGTTCGCGTACGTGAAACTCGACGGCAACGTGGGCGTGCTGGGCAACGGTGCGGGCATCGTCATGACCTCGCTGGACGTCGTAAACCGCGCAGGGGCGAAACCCGCCAACTTCCTCGACATCGGCGGTGGCGCCAAGGCGGAGATCGTCTACAACGCCATCAAGCTGGTCAGCAAGGACAGCGACGTCAAGGCGATCTTCATCAACATCTTCGGCGGTATCACCCGCGCCGACGAGGTGGCCAAGGGCGTCATCCAGGCCCTGAAGGACGGTATCCTGACCAAGCCCGTGCGCATGCGCATCGCGGGTACGGCCGAGGACGAGGCCAAGGCGCTGCTCGCCGAAGTGAACAGCCCCCTGATCCAGATGTACGCGACCATGTTCGAGGCGGCCGACGAAGCGGCCAAGGAAGCCAACGCCGTCAGCCAGGGGAGCAAGTAA
- a CDS encoding YbjN domain-containing protein: MTMDTALLTLDTLAKYLKEKEVQLDMEDNNGQRFIRMGWRFEMGDAAVLVSVNDGPNNTSRLEITCVTQKQYNGRRNEVVNMLNDRNRERAFARSIDADGNVWLEYVGFYPTLAEMPQETFDTLFGGVLMHFQDDYGTLEGVSPAGGMQVQQPQA; the protein is encoded by the coding sequence ATGACGATGGACACGGCACTCCTGACGCTGGATACGCTGGCGAAGTACCTGAAAGAGAAGGAAGTCCAGCTGGACATGGAAGACAACAACGGCCAGCGGTTCATCCGCATGGGCTGGCGCTTCGAGATGGGCGACGCGGCCGTGCTGGTCAGCGTGAACGACGGCCCGAACAACACCAGCCGCCTGGAGATCACCTGCGTGACCCAGAAGCAGTACAACGGCCGCCGCAACGAGGTCGTGAACATGCTCAACGACCGCAACCGCGAGCGGGCCTTCGCGCGCAGCATTGACGCCGACGGCAACGTCTGGCTGGAATACGTGGGCTTCTACCCCACCCTGGCCGAGATGCCCCAGGAAACCTTCGACACGCTGTTCGGCGGCGTCCTGATGCACTTCCAGGACGACTACGGCACGCTGGAAGGCGTGTCTCCGGCCGGCGGGATGCAGGTTCAGCAGCCCCAGGCCTGA
- a CDS encoding DegV family protein, whose amino-acid sequence MIAILTDSTCDLPPEHARQLGIHIVPLTVNLRERSLFDWQDVDPDAVYDHMKTGGMATTAPVETEVFTAKYHELLRTHDEVVSIHLSGKLSDTVARARQAAQDMDGGHRIHVIDSGLASTPLAEAVMAAQHSVNAGGRPTDVTEAVERVRRTMSAEFSVPSLEYLRRGGRIGRAQEFMANMLGVRPILQFSDGELKAVRRIKADEAHHDMLEKLRERFGHEAISVTIAHAGRDTGRISALRTAVTSSGLNVRKGRVQLIGPVIGAHVGPGTFGFMACPVG is encoded by the coding sequence GTGATCGCCATCCTCACGGACTCGACCTGTGACCTGCCGCCGGAACACGCTCGTCAGCTCGGCATCCATATCGTGCCCCTGACGGTCAACCTGCGGGAACGCAGCCTGTTCGACTGGCAAGACGTCGATCCCGATGCGGTGTATGACCACATGAAAACCGGCGGAATGGCCACCACGGCTCCCGTCGAGACCGAGGTATTCACGGCGAAGTACCATGAATTGCTCCGCACGCACGATGAGGTCGTGTCCATCCACCTCTCCGGCAAGCTGTCCGATACAGTTGCACGGGCCCGGCAGGCGGCACAGGACATGGACGGCGGACACCGCATTCACGTGATCGACAGCGGCCTGGCCTCCACGCCGCTGGCCGAGGCTGTGATGGCGGCCCAGCACAGCGTGAACGCGGGCGGCCGGCCCACCGACGTGACCGAGGCCGTGGAGCGGGTGCGCCGCACGATGTCGGCCGAGTTCAGTGTTCCCTCGCTGGAATACCTGCGCCGTGGGGGCCGGATCGGCCGGGCGCAGGAGTTCATGGCGAACATGCTGGGCGTGCGGCCCATCCTTCAGTTCAGCGATGGCGAACTCAAGGCCGTGCGCCGCATCAAGGCCGATGAGGCGCATCACGACATGCTGGAAAAACTCCGGGAACGCTTCGGGCATGAGGCGATCAGCGTCACAATCGCCCACGCTGGGCGCGACACGGGCCGCATCTCCGCCCTGCGAACGGCCGTCACCTCCAGCGGCCTGAATGTCCGCAAGGGCCGCGTCCAGCTGATCGGCCCGGTCATCGGCGCGCACGTCGGACCGGGCACTTTCGGGTTCATGGCCTGCCCGGTGGGATAA
- a CDS encoding sugar efflux transporter, giving the protein MTTSTQPQTAFLPTLLQLPGFAGLAASVFFLGFGVSLAGPFMALYGVNHIGMTPLQLGVFLTLNAVSAVLLSTRLARSSDRLTNRRPLVLFTLAMAAAGQFGLALAHAYAAVLVIGMLLMGLGAAAFPQLFAYARTQMSGAPIDIAERGQTVLRSMFSLAFVVGPGLGAAALARFDFAGVFLLSGLCLLLAATPVLLSRSIGIKATPTGHTVTEPRSTAPTRPLALVSLAFVLYGMSMLMAMSMFPLFVTQTLHGTTAQVGMLVSICALLEIPFMLGLVMLRRLPSVEWLVKGAMGLFVLHFALIYLAHGMPMLIATQVVRSLVLAILAGLGMTYFQQLMPGRVSAATTLFSNTMNVGGMLSGIVSGAIAQAFGYRDVYIVCAVLTFAAWAVMQVITRPSRTAQTA; this is encoded by the coding sequence ATGACGACGAGCACCCAGCCCCAGACCGCCTTCCTTCCCACCCTTCTCCAGCTGCCGGGATTTGCCGGACTCGCCGCCTCCGTCTTCTTCCTGGGCTTCGGCGTGTCGCTCGCCGGGCCGTTCATGGCTCTGTACGGTGTGAACCACATCGGCATGACGCCGTTGCAACTCGGGGTTTTCCTGACCCTGAACGCGGTGAGTGCCGTGCTGCTCAGCACCCGTCTGGCGCGCTCGTCCGACCGGCTCACCAACCGCCGCCCCCTGGTGCTGTTCACGCTGGCCATGGCCGCTGCGGGGCAGTTCGGCCTGGCTCTGGCCCACGCCTACGCGGCCGTGCTCGTCATCGGGATGCTGCTGATGGGCCTGGGGGCTGCCGCCTTTCCGCAGCTGTTCGCGTACGCCCGCACACAGATGAGCGGCGCGCCGATCGACATTGCCGAGCGCGGGCAGACCGTGTTGCGATCGATGTTCTCGCTCGCGTTTGTGGTCGGCCCTGGCCTGGGGGCCGCCGCCCTGGCGCGCTTCGACTTCGCGGGCGTATTCCTCCTGTCCGGCCTGTGCCTGCTGCTCGCCGCCACACCCGTGCTGCTCAGCCGCAGCATCGGCATCAAGGCCACGCCCACCGGCCATACGGTCACGGAGCCCCGCAGCACGGCCCCCACCCGGCCGCTGGCGCTGGTGTCGCTGGCGTTCGTGTTGTACGGCATGAGCATGCTGATGGCCATGAGCATGTTCCCGCTGTTCGTCACGCAGACCCTGCACGGCACGACCGCGCAGGTCGGAATGCTGGTCAGCATCTGCGCCCTGCTGGAAATCCCGTTCATGCTGGGGCTGGTCATGCTGCGCCGCCTGCCGAGCGTCGAGTGGCTGGTCAAGGGCGCGATGGGCCTGTTCGTGCTCCACTTCGCCCTGATCTACCTCGCCCATGGCATGCCCATGCTGATCGCCACGCAGGTCGTCCGGTCGCTGGTGCTGGCGATCCTCGCCGGACTGGGCATGACCTACTTCCAGCAGCTGATGCCCGGCCGGGTCAGCGCCGCCACGACACTGTTCTCCAACACCATGAACGTCGGCGGCATGCTCTCCGGCATCGTCTCCGGGGCCATCGCCCAGGCCTTCGGCTACCGGGACGTGTATATCGTGTGCGCCGTCCTGACCTTCGCAGCCTGGGCCGTGATGCAGGTGATCACACGGCCCTCCCGCACCGCACAGACGGCCTGA
- a CDS encoding RlpA-like double-psi beta-barrel domain-containing protein, which produces MWGWSRAAALIGAALLGTAGAARVYRVQPGDTLWSLARANGTTVQALLDLNPRPDSTLRLNEVILLPDREGTGTPAAQPSGASTQFPGQVGQAVYYPGRPDPRTTMTAAHLTLPRGTWVRVTHRVTGRSVDVLINDRGPFGMPSRIIDLSEAAAAQLGIIGEGVAPVTVVILSRP; this is translated from the coding sequence ATGTGGGGCTGGAGTCGGGCCGCCGCCCTGATCGGCGCCGCCTTACTCGGGACAGCGGGTGCCGCCCGGGTCTACCGGGTTCAGCCGGGCGACACGCTGTGGTCGCTCGCCCGAGCAAACGGCACGACCGTGCAGGCGCTGCTCGACCTGAATCCCCGCCCGGACTCGACGTTGCGGCTGAATGAAGTGATCTTGCTGCCGGACAGGGAGGGTACAGGTACGCCAGCCGCTCAGCCGTCAGGAGCATCCACACAGTTCCCGGGGCAGGTCGGGCAGGCCGTGTATTACCCCGGCCGTCCCGACCCGAGGACGACCATGACTGCCGCGCACCTGACGCTTCCCAGGGGCACGTGGGTTCGGGTGACCCACCGCGTGACCGGCCGGAGCGTGGACGTGCTGATCAACGACCGGGGGCCGTTCGGGATGCCGTCGAGGATCATCGACCTGTCCGAAGCGGCGGCGGCCCAGCTGGGGATCATCGGCGAGGGCGTGGCCCCCGTGACGGTGGTCATCCTGTCCAGGCCCTGA